A window of the Henckelia pumila isolate YLH828 chromosome 3, ASM3356847v2, whole genome shotgun sequence genome harbors these coding sequences:
- the LOC140890404 gene encoding protein CPR-5 has translation MDVCRKTKKKKKLASDSASSASSNNCCSATSSSKNGFKLFRNTKRFRVGSTMSRGCVGPRDVDALALPLGMSIAAVVAQVLEVKNASGEKISDDYLSGLCILAVRESLANVFGDKFDSFVTNFEKSFRSTLMTLRLIKESSQTVEETHQREGSCSVASTPLSRDRQEDSAHPSDNNDGFESFFITTRNEGSYLAREHVEDNSQMDLMNRQLVDCLHDEQIKQQLPGYTITRPSNPSINQFSMLSTMEKSVVEQTRSNDLKTFEIGLIMKKLQLKERQLSLNSDSNFIERWKLSMGFSKASFKVEKFKTQLRDTRETELLRKCLDFLVSGLIIMLFALAYGTYVYSHRRITEITESCSPSMESKRWWMPAYVSTFSSGLQILSCQFQVLSRMLFGIILIGAITFLLIQRSSATHQTMPITFIVLLLGIVCGCAGKFCIDTLGGSGNYWLIYWEAMCLLHFFSNMFHSTLFVALNGPVTAVERLEEKTMIPYWVRRVIFYSVLLSLPLLCGLMPFASFWEWIDHFSSLAVDFNYDFP, from the exons ATGGACGTCTGTAGAAAaacgaaaaagaaaaagaaactaGCTTCAGACTCAGCGTCGTCCGCTTCTTCTAACAATTGCTGCTCTGCAACGTCGTCTTCGAAAAATGGCTTCAAGCTTTTCAGAAACACGAAAAGGTTCCGGGTTGGCTCAACGATGTCCCGGGGATGTGTGGGCCCTAGGGATGTCGATGCGCTTGCCCTTCCTCTTGGAATGTCTATCGCCGCTGTAGTTGCTCag GTTTTGGAGGTAAAAAATGCAAGTGGAGAAAAGATTTCTGATGATTATCTGTCTGGT CTCTGTATTTTGGCAGTCAGAGAGTCTTTAGCAAAT GTCTTTGGGGACAAATTTGATAGTTTTGTGACGAACTTCGAGAAATCTTTTCGTAGCACATTGATGACTCTGAGATTAATCAAGGAATCATCGCAAACTGTTGAAGAAACACACCAAAGAGAGGGTTCTTGTTCCGTGGCCAGCACACCATTGTCACGTGACAGACAAGAAGATTCTGCACACCCTTCTGATAATAATGATGGATTTGAATCATTTTTCATTACAACCAGAAATGAGGGATCATACCTCGCTCGTGAGCATGTGGAAGATAATTCCCAGATGGATTTGATGAATCGGCAGCTTGTCGATTGTCTGCATGATGAACAGATAAAGCAGCAGTTGCCTGGTTATACAATCACTAGACCATCTAATCCTTCAATAAACCAATTTTCTATGCTAAGCACTATGGAAAAATCTGTAGTGGAGCAAACGCGTTCTAATGACCTGAAGACATTTGAGATTGGTCTTATCATGAAAAAGTTGCAACTCAAAGAAAGGCAGCTATCTCTCAATTCTGATTCAAATTTCATTGAGAGATGGAAATTATCAATGGGTTTCTCTAAGGCATCTTTCAAAgtcgaaaaatttaaaacacagtTACGGGACACAAGAGAAACAGAGCTGCTCAGGAAATGCTTGGACTTTCTTGTTTCTGGTCTAATCATCATGTTGTTTGCCCTCGCATACGGAACTTATGTTTATTCTCACAGAAGAATAACAGAGATTACTGAATCTTGCTCTCCGTCCATG GAATCCAAGCGTTGGTGGATGCCAGCATACGTGTCAACTTTCAGCTCTGGCCTGCAGATTCTGAGTTGCCAGTTTCAAGTATTAAGTCGCATGCTATTTGGCATCATATTGATTGGGGCAATAACATTTTTACTTATCCAGCGATCATCCGCTACACATCAGACAATGCCCATTACTTTTATCGTGTTACTGTTAGGCATCGTTTGTGGTTGTGCTGGAAAGTTTTGCATTGACACCTTAGGAGGCAGTGGGAACTACTGGTTAATATATTGGGAGGCCATGTGCTTATTGCATTTCTTCTCAAATATGTTTCATTCAACTCTGTTCGTTGCTTTAAATGGGCCTGTTACTGCCGTTGAAAGGTTGGAAGAGAAAACTATGATCCCCTATTGGGTGAGGAGGGTAATTTTTTATTCAGTGCTGCTTTCTTTGCCATTGTTGTGTGGTTTGATGCCTTTTGCAAGCTTCTGGGAATGGATCGATCATTTTTCGTCTCTGGCTGTGGACTTCAATTATGATTTTCCCTGA
- the LOC140893533 gene encoding protein TRIGALACTOSYLDIACYLGLYCEROL 3, chloroplastic isoform X3, giving the protein MGKQPVDDSDVLVECRDVYKSFGEKHILRGVSFKIRHGEAVGIIGPSGTGKSTILKIMAGLLAPDKGEVLIRGRRRHGLICDDEISGLRIGLVFQSAALFDSLSVRDNVGFLLYENSTMPDDRISELVAETLAAVGLKGVEDRLPSELSGGMKKRVALARSIIFDTAKDSVEPEVLLYDEPTAGLDPIASTVVEDLIRSVHMKGEDAVGNPGKIASYVVVTHQHSTIKRAVDRLLFLYEGKVVWQGMTQEFCSSPNPIVQQFASGSLNGPIRY; this is encoded by the exons ATGGGGAAGCAGCCGGTGGATGATTCTGATGTGCTTGTTGAATGCAGAGATGTCTATAAATCGTTTGGGGAAAAGCACATCTTAAGAGGTGTGAGCTTCAAG ATTAGGCATGGGGAGGCTGTTGGAATTATTGGGCCATCTGgaactggtaagtcaaccatcTTGAAGATCATGGCTGGGCTTCTAGCTCCAGATAAG GGCGAGGTTTTGATTCGAGGTAGAAGGCGGCATGGATTAATCTGTGATGACGAAATATCTGGTCTTAGAATTGGCTTG GTCTTTCAGAGTGCGGCACTTTTTGATTCTCTGTCTGTTCGCGACAATGTTGGTTTTCTATT ATATGAAAATTCAACCATGCCCGATGATCGTATTTCAGAGCTTGTGGCAGAGACCCTAGCAGCTGTTGGTTTGAAG GGAGTTGAAGACCGGTTACCATCTGAATTGTCTGGTGGGATGAAAAAAAGGGTTGCTTTGGCTAGATCCATAATTTTTGATACTGCAAAAGATTCAGTAGAGCCTGAG GTGCTCTTGTATGATGAGCCAACGGCCGGACTTGATCCGATTGCATCCACAGTTGTTGAAGATCTCATCCGTTCTGTTCATATGAAAGGAGAGGATGCAGTGGGGAATCCTGGGAAGATTGCATCCTATGTGGTCGTCACCCATCAACACAGCACAATTAAAAGAGCCGTTGATAG GCTTTTATTTCTGTACGAAGGAAAGGTTGTGTGGCAAGGCATGACTCAAGAGTTCTGCTCATCACCAAATCCTATTGTCCAGCAG TTTGCATCGGGGAGCTTGAACGGGCCAATTAGGTATTAG
- the LOC140891643 gene encoding protein HEAT INTOLERANT 4-like yields the protein MARGTKRKTTHKSDLPLQNHSENEDVEPTNKAAEGRPKRSRASKPQVVPEYFPEKRNLEDLWQQVFPVGTEWDQLDMVYQYKWNFFNLEDAFEEGGELYNKKVYLFGCTEPQLVSFQGQGKVTMIPVVVAVVSPFPPSDKIGIKSVQRETEEIVPMKQMKMDWVPYIPFENRESQVERLKSQIFIMSCTQRRAGLRQMKVERLKKFEYCLPYFYQPLQEDELEQSTVVQILFPIDPKPVFCEFDWELDDLEEFTDKLIEEEELHADQKEPFKNFVKEKVREGKKANREAREARRKALEEMSAETKAAFENMKFYKFYPVSTPDTPDVSNVKASFINRYYGKAHKVM from the exons ATGGCGCGAGGTACGAAGAGGAAGACAACTCATAAGAGCGACTTGCCTCTGCAGAATCATTCTGAAAATGAGGACGTCGAGCCTACCAACAAAGCTGCCGAAGGTCGACCTAAACGATCTCGAGCTTCCAAGCCCCAAGTCGTACCGGAGTACTTCCCGGAAAAACGTAACTTG GAAGACCTCTGGCAACAAGTTTTTCCTGTTGGCACTGag TGGGATCAGTTGGACATGGTTTATCAGTACAAATGGAACTTTTTTAATTTGGAA GATGCATTTGAAGAAGGTGGGGAATTGTACAATAAGAAAGTCTACCTCTTTGGCTGTACAGAGC CTCAATTGGTCTCATTCCAAGGTCAAGGGAAAGTTACAATGATCCCCGTTGTGGTTGCC GTGGTATCACCTTTTCCTCCTTCTGACAAAATCGGGATTAAATCAGTTCAGAGGGAGACTGAAGAAATTGTGCCAATGAAGCAGATGAAAATGGACTGGGTTCCATATATTCCATTTGAAAATAG GGAATCTCAAGTTGAAAGACTCAAATCTCAAATTTTCATTATGAGCTGTACTCAGAGAAG GGCAGGTTTAAGGCAAATGAAGGTTGAGcgcttgaagaaattcgagtaCTGCTTGCCCT ACTTCTACCAGCCTCTTCAGGAAGATGAACTGGAACAGAGCACAGTGGTTCAAATCTTGTTCCCTATTGACCCAAAACCG GTTTTCTGTGAGTTTGACTGGGAACTTGATGATTTAGAGGAGTTCACTGATAAGCTTATTGAGGAAGAAGAATTACATGCAGATCAGAAAGAACCTTTCAAG AATTTTGTGAAAGAGAAAGTTCGAGAAGGTAAAAAGGCTAATCGTGAGGCCAGGGAGGCACGTAGAAAGGCATTGGAGGAAATGAGTGCGGAAACAAAGGCCGCTTTTGAGAATATGAAATTCTACAAATTCTATCCTGTATCTACACCCGACACACCTGATGTATCCAATGTCAAG GCATCATTCATCAATCGATACTATGGAAAGGCTCACAAAGTCATGTGA
- the LOC140891209 gene encoding uncharacterized protein has product MDADRSDSLPLTAPAPIAKSSEIDLELGPEDQIQCRICLETDGRDFIAPCKCKGTSKFVHRECLDHWRSLKEGFAFAHCTTCKAPYYLRVHVFADRKWRTLKFRFFVTRDILCIFFAVQLIIGLLAYLGYLIDGYQKYWLRQTWGFDSELSFYYICGALLFFAFLGLSGCFITCYDRRVRNDLAQPCRELCLCCCHPGMCADCHLPGTLCMWTDCTTCFESCASAAGECGCLGSAGEAGLPLLFVMALIVLGLFTVIGVFYSVLVATMVGQRIWQRHYHILAKRMLTKEYVVEDVDGEMTGADWSPPPLPPEHVQQLKSLGLL; this is encoded by the exons ATGGATGCTGACCGGTCTGACTCGTTGCCACTCACGGCGCCGGCTCCGATCGCTAAGTCTTCCGAGATAGATCTCGAGCTGGGTCCCGAAGACCAAATTCAGTGCCGGATTTGCCTCGAAACTGACG GCAGGGACTTTATTGCTCCTTGCAAGTGCAAAGGGACGTCAAAGTTCGTTCACAGAGAATGTCTCGATCATTGGCGTTCTTTAAAG GAAGGCTTTGCCTTTGCTCATTGCACGACTTGCAAGGCCCCTTATTATTTGAGAGTCCACGTCTTTGCTGATAGGAAGTGGCGAACTTTGAAGTTCCGATTCTTTGTCACTAGGGATATTTTATGCATCTTTTTTGCTGTGCAGCTG ATTATTGGGCTGTTGGCATATCTGGGGTATCTTATTGATGGTTACCAAAAATATTGGCTTCGCCAGACTTGGGGTTTCGATAGCGAACTTAGTTTCTACTACATATGTG GAGCTCTGCTGTTTTTTGCTTTCTTGGGCTTATCGGGGTGCTTCATTACTTGTTATGACCGAAGAGTGCGCAATGATCTAGCGCAGCCATGTCGAGAATTGTGTCTTTGTTGTTGTCATCCTGG AATGTGTGCGGATTGCCATCTGCCTGGCACTCTTTGTATGTGGACTGATTGTACCACATGCTTTGAAAGTTGTGCCAGCGCAGCTGGTGAATGTGGTTGCTTGGGAAGTGCTGGTGAAGCTGGGTTGCCATTATTATTCGTAATGGCTCTAATAGTCCTTGGTTTATTTACTGTGATTGGTGTATTCTATAGTGTGTTGGTGGCCACAATGGTTGGACAGAGGATCTGGCAGCGTCACTACCATATACTTGCAAAAAGAATGCTAACGAAA GAATACGTTGTCGAGGATGTTGATGGTGAGATGACTGGAGCAGACTGGTCACCCCCACCTCTTCCTCCAGAGCATGTTCAGCAGCTTAAATCTCTAGGACTTCTATGA
- the LOC140893532 gene encoding transcription factor TGA1-like: MNSAFVPTRRMGLYEPMHQMDMWGDFKGNNNCFDIPPSMIFDDNESENTSHKSIEPSHKYDEESSKPADKVLRRLAQNREAARKSRLRKKAYVQQLENSKLRLIQIEQEIERSRQQGVCIGSGLADTNLLRSSGTTNPGIATFEMEYAQWVEEENRQISELRNAVNNNNGSEDDEELRSFVESGMRHYFHLFKIKQTTAKADAFYLMSGTWKTCAERLFFWIGGFRPSEFLKVVAPNLEPLEEQQRVDVCNLTQSCQQAEDALSQGMLKLHQIVSETIADGGQRNYMGDAMEKLEALVRFVGQADHLRGETLQQICRILTTRKAALALLALGEYLQRLRALSSLWASRPNTSCTT; encoded by the exons ATGAATTCAGCGTTTGTGCCCACTAGACGGATGGGATTATACGAGCCAATGCATCAAATGGATATGTGGGGAGATTTTAAAGGAAACAACAACTGTTTTGACATACCTCCTTCAATGATCTTTGATGACAACGAG tcaGAAAACACTTCCCACAAATCGATTGAACCTTCACATAAATATGATGAAGAATCGAGCAAACCAGCTGACAAG GTACTGAGACGACTTGCACAGAATCGTGAGGCGGCTCGTAAAAGTCGTCTGCGGAAAAAG GCTTATGTTCAGCAGTTAGAAAATAGTAAACTGAGACTAATTCAGATAGAACAAGAGATTGAGCGATCAAGGCAACAG GGTGTGTGCATAGGCAGTGGTTTAGCTGATACAAATCTGCTGCGTTCCTCCGGAACTACAAACCCAG GTATTGCTACATTTGAAATGGAGTATGCACAGTGGGTGGAAGAagaaaacagacaaatatcgGAATTGCGGAATGCTGTGAATAATAATAATGGATCAGAAGATGATGAGGAATTGAGGAGTTTTGTTGAGAGTGGGATGAGACACTATTTCCATCtcttcaaaataaaacaaacaacAGCTAAGGCTGATGCATTCTACCTCATGTCTGGCACGTGGAAAACTTGTGCTGAGCGATTGTTCTTTTGGATCGGTGGCTTTCGGCCTTCAGAATTCCTCAAG gtTGTGGCACCAAATCTTGAGCCACTGGAAGAACAACAACGTGTGGACGTTTGTAATCTCACACAATCATGTCAGCAAGCAGAAGATGCTCTGTCACAGGGAATGCTAAAACTCCATCAGATTGTGTCGGAGACCATAGCCGATGGCGGCCAAAGGAACTACATGGGTGATGCCATGGAGAAGTTGGAAGCTCTGGTGAGGTTTGTAGGACAG GCCGATCATCTTCGTGGAGAAACCCTTCAACAGATATGTCGAATACTTACAACCCGCAAAGCAGCTCTCGCTCTGCTTGCCTTAGGGGAGTATTTGCAACGGCTTCGGGCTTTAAGTTCTCTTTGGGCTTCACGCCCCAATACCAGCTGTACCACTTGA
- the LOC140887721 gene encoding UBP1-associated protein 2B-like, whose protein sequence is MAKTKPNKKKVKPKKIDKTKKKKNKNKIGSDSDSVLQTLLQPFSKDQLADLVTDLCISHHSLFDLLRSTADKDISHRKVFVYGLDWDATRQSIHPVFRDFGEVEDLNVVMDRTTGKCKGYAFVTFKTRKSAQKLLKSPRIQIGNRMTTCHLASAGPNASASGVVSHQHFSADFPLRKIYVSNVPVDASPENLRSFFQKFGEVEHGPTGLDPTTGKFKGYAIFVFKTVEGAKKVLEEPDKMFEGSQLHCRKATEGKGKGVGGVASITTAMQEVHPQMLEAAAAQQAQNMAFFGQQIGLINPLYGAGLFGNALMGGYYGMMGGQMQGLGLGAYGVPGVASYAGAAGASTDVPGGAMLQGLSHVCPSQQSGQTSSSLAKSSTDDRGHFSSF, encoded by the exons ATGGCGAAAACCAAACCCAACAAGAAGAAAGTGAAACCGAAGAAAATCGACAagacaaagaagaagaagaacaagaataaGATTGGATCCGACTCCGATTCCGTTCTCCAAACCCTCCTACAACCATTTTCCAAGGACCAGCTCGCCGATCTTGTCACCGACCTATGTATATCGCACCATTCACTTTTCGACCTCCTCCGGTCCACGGCCGACAAAGACATCTCCCATCGGAAAGTCTTCGTCTACGGACTCGATTGGGATGCCACGCGCCAGTCCATTCACCCCGTTTTCCGGGATTTTGGTGAAGTCGAGGATTTGAATGTTGTTATGGATCGCACCACCGGAAAATGCAAAGGTTATGCCTTTGTTACTTTCAAAACGCGAAAATCTGCTCAAAAACTGCTGAAATCCCCTAGAATTCAAATAGGTAATCGTATGACCACTTGCCATCTTGCATCGGCGGGTCCCAACGCCTCTGCTTCTGGGGTTGTTTCTCATCAGCATTTTTCTGCTGATTTTCCTCTGCGTAAAATTTATGTCAGCAACGTCCCAGTCGATGCCAGTCCAGAAAATTTGAGGAGCTTCTTTCAGAAATTCGGTGAGGTTGAACACGGACCAACGGGGTTGGATCCAACTACTGGGAAATTCAAAGGGTATGCCATTTTTGTGTTTAAGACCGTTGAAGGAGCTAAGAAAGTCTTAGAGGAGCCGGATAAGATGTTCGAAGGAAGTCAGCTGCATTGTAGGAAGGCCACTGAAGGGAAGGGGAAAGGTGTTGGGGGCGTAGCTTCAATTACTACGGCAATGCAGGAGGTTCACCCGCAGATGCTTGAAGCGGCTGCAGCTCAGCAGGCGCAGAATATGGCGTTCTTTGGGCAACAGATAGGGTTAATTAATCCTTTATATGGTGCCGGACTGTTTGGGAATGCGTTGATGGGAGGTTATTATGGGATGATGGGTGGGCAAATGCAGGGATTGGGTTTGGGTGCTTATGGAGTTCCTGGAGTTGCCTCCTATGCTGGCGCCGCTGGTGCAAGTACTGATGTTCCCGGTGGGGCTATGCTTCAAGGGTTGTCGCACGTGTGTCCAAGTCAACAGAGTGGGCAAACTTCTTCATCGTTAGCTAAGTCTTCGACCGATGACCGTGGCCATTTTTCCAGCTTTTG A
- the LOC140893533 gene encoding protein TRIGALACTOSYLDIACYLGLYCEROL 3, chloroplastic isoform X2, with amino-acid sequence MGSHQAETLKMGKQPVDDSDVLVECRDVYKSFGEKHILRGVSFKIRHGEAVGIIGPSGTGKSTILKIMAGLLAPDKGEVLIRGRRRHGLICDDEISGLRIGLVFQSAALFDSLSVRDNVGFLLYENSTMPDDRISELVAETLAAVGLKGVEDRLPSELSGGMKKRVALARSIIFDTAKDSVEPEVLLYDEPTAGLDPIASTVVEDLIRSVHMKGEDAVGNPGKIASYVVVTHQHSTIKRAVDRLLFLYEGKVVWQGMTQEFCSSPNPIVQQFASGSLNGPIRY; translated from the exons ATG GGTTCTCATCAAGCAGAAACTTTGAAGATGGGGAAGCAGCCGGTGGATGATTCTGATGTGCTTGTTGAATGCAGAGATGTCTATAAATCGTTTGGGGAAAAGCACATCTTAAGAGGTGTGAGCTTCAAG ATTAGGCATGGGGAGGCTGTTGGAATTATTGGGCCATCTGgaactggtaagtcaaccatcTTGAAGATCATGGCTGGGCTTCTAGCTCCAGATAAG GGCGAGGTTTTGATTCGAGGTAGAAGGCGGCATGGATTAATCTGTGATGACGAAATATCTGGTCTTAGAATTGGCTTG GTCTTTCAGAGTGCGGCACTTTTTGATTCTCTGTCTGTTCGCGACAATGTTGGTTTTCTATT ATATGAAAATTCAACCATGCCCGATGATCGTATTTCAGAGCTTGTGGCAGAGACCCTAGCAGCTGTTGGTTTGAAG GGAGTTGAAGACCGGTTACCATCTGAATTGTCTGGTGGGATGAAAAAAAGGGTTGCTTTGGCTAGATCCATAATTTTTGATACTGCAAAAGATTCAGTAGAGCCTGAG GTGCTCTTGTATGATGAGCCAACGGCCGGACTTGATCCGATTGCATCCACAGTTGTTGAAGATCTCATCCGTTCTGTTCATATGAAAGGAGAGGATGCAGTGGGGAATCCTGGGAAGATTGCATCCTATGTGGTCGTCACCCATCAACACAGCACAATTAAAAGAGCCGTTGATAG GCTTTTATTTCTGTACGAAGGAAAGGTTGTGTGGCAAGGCATGACTCAAGAGTTCTGCTCATCACCAAATCCTATTGTCCAGCAG TTTGCATCGGGGAGCTTGAACGGGCCAATTAGGTATTAG
- the LOC140893533 gene encoding protein TRIGALACTOSYLDIACYLGLYCEROL 3, chloroplastic isoform X1 codes for MVSLAVSWSCSPFKSNFKGNSSNGSSNFLLPFPTFFSSSEANENATRKSSVICACGVAPPKDLTPTNFNGSHQAETLKMGKQPVDDSDVLVECRDVYKSFGEKHILRGVSFKIRHGEAVGIIGPSGTGKSTILKIMAGLLAPDKGEVLIRGRRRHGLICDDEISGLRIGLVFQSAALFDSLSVRDNVGFLLYENSTMPDDRISELVAETLAAVGLKGVEDRLPSELSGGMKKRVALARSIIFDTAKDSVEPEVLLYDEPTAGLDPIASTVVEDLIRSVHMKGEDAVGNPGKIASYVVVTHQHSTIKRAVDRLLFLYEGKVVWQGMTQEFCSSPNPIVQQFASGSLNGPIRY; via the exons ATGGTTTCTTTAGCGGTTTCATGGTCTTGTTCCCCTTTCAAATCCAATTTCAAAGGCAACAGCAGCAATGGATCTTCCAATTTCCTCCTCCCATTTCCAACCTTTTTTTCCTCTTCGGAAGCTAATGAAAATGCAACAAGAAAGAGCTCGGTTATTTGTGCTTGTGGCGTGGCTCCACCTAAGGACTTAACACCCACCAACTTCAAC GGTTCTCATCAAGCAGAAACTTTGAAGATGGGGAAGCAGCCGGTGGATGATTCTGATGTGCTTGTTGAATGCAGAGATGTCTATAAATCGTTTGGGGAAAAGCACATCTTAAGAGGTGTGAGCTTCAAG ATTAGGCATGGGGAGGCTGTTGGAATTATTGGGCCATCTGgaactggtaagtcaaccatcTTGAAGATCATGGCTGGGCTTCTAGCTCCAGATAAG GGCGAGGTTTTGATTCGAGGTAGAAGGCGGCATGGATTAATCTGTGATGACGAAATATCTGGTCTTAGAATTGGCTTG GTCTTTCAGAGTGCGGCACTTTTTGATTCTCTGTCTGTTCGCGACAATGTTGGTTTTCTATT ATATGAAAATTCAACCATGCCCGATGATCGTATTTCAGAGCTTGTGGCAGAGACCCTAGCAGCTGTTGGTTTGAAG GGAGTTGAAGACCGGTTACCATCTGAATTGTCTGGTGGGATGAAAAAAAGGGTTGCTTTGGCTAGATCCATAATTTTTGATACTGCAAAAGATTCAGTAGAGCCTGAG GTGCTCTTGTATGATGAGCCAACGGCCGGACTTGATCCGATTGCATCCACAGTTGTTGAAGATCTCATCCGTTCTGTTCATATGAAAGGAGAGGATGCAGTGGGGAATCCTGGGAAGATTGCATCCTATGTGGTCGTCACCCATCAACACAGCACAATTAAAAGAGCCGTTGATAG GCTTTTATTTCTGTACGAAGGAAAGGTTGTGTGGCAAGGCATGACTCAAGAGTTCTGCTCATCACCAAATCCTATTGTCCAGCAG TTTGCATCGGGGAGCTTGAACGGGCCAATTAGGTATTAG